The window CATTTTCATTTGTGATGACGATGCCTAAGGGTGTAGAATCAATAATGGTACGCAAGCGCTGCTCACTTTGCCTGACAAGATCGTCGATGTCCACATCATCTTCTTTGGGCACTGGTGATTGGGCTAACTTCGGTAATTCTTTTTTTAGCAGGTCGCGCATAAAATTTTGCAGCCGTGCCTCCGTCTGGCGAATTTCTTCTGCGATGCTACTCTCGGCGCCATTACTCACCACGACAGCTGTAGCCTCAGACAGTTTGCGCTCATCACTACGTGCGTCTTTGCTGCGCACACTTTGAAGGTGCTGGGGTATTAACTTGCTTGGCACATCTTTCATGAAGGCTTGCAAAGCCTGTGTAAAGTCGCTCGTTGCGCGCTCCATCGGCGTAGCGACATCATCATGGCTCATCTGATCATCTAGAAGCGACTCGAGCATTTCAAGATGCTCCAGTGCTTCCTTCATTCTTTTAAGCGATTTGCGGAGCTTTTTGTAGCGCATTTGCATATCACCAGAATTTTTGCGGAGTATGAAATGAAGTTACCAATGCTGTTTGTTGTACTGCTGCTTGAGGTTTTCGTGCAGCGCTCACCTAACATAGAACCTAACATGGAGACAATGCACTTCGTTTCGTATTCATCAAAAAGTATGCCTCTCTAAAAAAGAGTTCTCGATGGCGTTGCATGCGTGCGAAATTTGGCTATTTCTTGGCTATTTTTGTGCATTCCAGACTTTGCATGGCAAAAATTTCTACTGAAATGGACTCTTCACTACAGCGGACAATCGTCGAAGTTGCACATGAGGTTGCGGCGTTGGGCTTTGTTGCGGGCTATGATGGCAATGTTAGTTTGCGCGCATCGGAGGGGATTTACATCACAGCGTCGCGCACTTTGAAGCGCCGTGCCTTGCTTGATGATGTTTCGTTGCTCTCACTTGATGGCAAGTGGCTTGAGGGCAAGCGTGCGCCATCGACGGAAGCGCATATGCATCTTTACATTTATCGCGAGCGTCCTGATGTTAGCGGCATTGTGCACACTCACCCAGTTGCTACTACCGCCTTTGCTGCGGCGCGTCGTGCGTTAGACTTAGCTGTATTTCCTGAAGTGATCTTGGACATTGGTGCTGTACCGCTGGCACAGTATGCCACGCCTGGCACTGCGGAGGTTGCTGCCTCGCTTGCACCATTTATCAAAGCTGCGCATGCGATTTTGCTTTCAAATCATGGGCTCGTTGCACTTGGCGAAGATATTTGGCAGGCACTTTATCGCACAGAAAAAATTGGAACATGCTGCAAAAACACTTCTAATGGCTGAATTGCTTGGCGGCGCTAAAGCGCTCACGCGCACTGAACTTGAACGGCTTTTTGAGACGCATCCGCATTTCAAACCCTGCGGGGAGTTTCGCACTGCACCTGAACCTGAGTATCATCAGCCTTCCCCAACTTCATTTGCATAAGTGATGCCATCGCTGATTGATCTTCGTAGTGATACAGTTACGAAGCCTACACCCGAGATGCTTGCGGCAACGCTTGAGCCCGGCTTGCTTGCAAAACTCGGTGATGATGTCTTCGGTGAAGACCAGCTTACAGCAGAGTTTGAGTGTGAAGTTGCCGAACTTTTAGGCAAAGACGCGGCACTCTTTGTGCCAAGCGGCACGATGGCAAATCAGCTGGCGCTGCGTGTCAGCACGCGTGATGGGGATGAAGTGATTTTGGAATCGGGCGCACACATTTTTCACTACGAAACTGCTGCACCTGCGGTGCTCTCACGTGTGCAATTGCGACCGATTGAGGGTCAAGATGGTGTGCTTTCTCTCGATCACATTCGTGATGCGGTGCGTGCCACGGCGGATTGGTATCCTCGCACGTCGCTGGTTTGCTTGGAGAATACACACAACCGCGCAGGGGGCACAATTTATCCGATTGAGGAAGTTGAGCGCATCAGTCAATACTGCAAGTCCCAAAACTTGCACTTGCACTTAGATGGCGCGCGGCTCTGGAATGCTTGTGTTGCCACAGGCTTAAAGCCAAAAGACTATGCTCAGCATTTTGACACCATTTCTGTATGCTTCTCAAAAGGCTTAGGTGCACCTATTGGCTCGATGCTGGTGGGTGCGAAAGATATGATAGCCGTTGCGCGTCGGTTTCGCAAAATGTGGGGCGGCGCAATGCGGCAGGTTGGCGTCATTGCCTCTATGGCACGTTATGCTTTGCATCATCATTATGAGCGACTGGCAGAAGATCATCGCCATGCACGGCAACTTGCACAAGCCTTTTGTGCTAATCCTAAATTTCGTCTTGATTTGAATCTTGTGCAGACGAATATCGTTGCTGTCGATGTATCGCCCTCTGGGCAGGATGAAAGTGCTGTGGTTGAGCTCTTCCAACAACACCATATTTTGATTTCAAGCATCAAAAAAAATTTTATTCGTCTTGTTACTCATCTTGGCGTCTCAAGCCAAGCTATTGACCACGTTTGTAACATCATTAAATCTGTATAGACCTATGACATCTGAACACATTCTACATTGGGTTGCATCTAACCCGTTGCTATATCGTCTTGTTTTAGCTTTTGTTCTCATTTTGCTTTCATTTCCACTAGGCTGGCTGTTCAAGAAGATTATCTCACTTTTGCGCACGAAGATTTTTTCGCGCACCGATACGAACCTTGATGAACGGCTTGCCGAAGTGCTTGAGCAGCGTGCGCGCTCTATTGTCTTTGCAGTGCTGTCGCTCTATGCACTTTGGGGAATTCGACTGGTTACCGATGC of the [Chlorobium] sp. 445 genome contains:
- a CDS encoding low specificity L-threonine aldolase, which translates into the protein MPSLIDLRSDTVTKPTPEMLAATLEPGLLAKLGDDVFGEDQLTAEFECEVAELLGKDAALFVPSGTMANQLALRVSTRDGDEVILESGAHIFHYETAAPAVLSRVQLRPIEGQDGVLSLDHIRDAVRATADWYPRTSLVCLENTHNRAGGTIYPIEEVERISQYCKSQNLHLHLDGARLWNACVATGLKPKDYAQHFDTISVCFSKGLGAPIGSMLVGAKDMIAVARRFRKMWGGAMRQVGVIASMARYALHHHYERLAEDHRHARQLAQAFCANPKFRLDLNLVQTNIVAVDVSPSGQDESAVVELFQQHHILISSIKKNFIRLVTHLGVSSQAIDHVCNIIKSV
- a CDS encoding aldolase; translation: MRAKFGYFLAIFVHSRLCMAKISTEMDSSLQRTIVEVAHEVAALGFVAGYDGNVSLRASEGIYITASRTLKRRALLDDVSLLSLDGKWLEGKRAPSTEAHMHLYIYRERPDVSGIVHTHPVATTAFAAARRALDLAVFPEVILDIGAVPLAQYATPGTAEVAASLAPFIKAAHAILLSNHGLVALGEDIWQALYRTEKIGTCCKNTSNG